CACGCGGCCGGCAAACCCGCCGACGTCCTCACCGCCGAGAACATCGGCGAGGTCTACGACATTCGCGTCGAGGTCGACGTCGACCCCCGAACGGGACGGCTCCGCGTCGAACCGGTCGGACGCCACCTCTCCTGAACCCGGCGGCACGTCTCCCGGAGCGCCACATGGGCCGTTCCGCCGGAGCGGGCCGCCCCGAAACGCCGACGCGCCATCTCCGCGTCGCCACCCGTCACCTGTGAAAGAGGAACCCTCATGAACCGTGCCCGTCGCCTGGCGGCCGCAGCCTCGACCGGGCTCGCCCTGCTCGCCGCAGCGGCCTGCGGAACGACCGACGTCGACAAGGCGACGGCGGGCAGCAGCGCCGCCGCGTCCCCCGCGTCGAAGGACTGCGCCCAGGACACCACGGCCCCCTCGACAAAGCCCGTCTCCTTCAAGGACGGGGTCGGCCGCCAGGTGAAGCTCGACAAGCCCGCCGAGCGGATCGCGGTCCTCGAATGGCAGCAGGTCGAGGACGCGCTGACGCTGTGCGTCACCCCTGCGGCCGTCTCCGACGCCAAGGGCTACCGCACCTGGACCAGCGCGGAGAAGCTGCCCGGCGGCGTGACGGACATCGGCACCCGCGAGGAGCCCGACCTCGACACCCTGTACGCCGCCAAGCCCGATCTCATCGTCGTGGAGGCCTTCGACGCCAAGGACGAGATGATCAAGAAGCTGGAGAAGCGGGGCGTCCCCGTCATGGCCACGCGCGGTGCGGACCCGAAGGACCCGATCGGGAACATGCGGAAGGTGTTCAGCATGATTGGTGCGGCGACGGGACGCACGGAGCGGGCGGACCAGGTGCTCAAGGAGTTCGACGAGCACCTCGCGACGGCGAAGCGGCAGGTCACCGAGGCGGACCTGCCGACGAAGGACTTCCTCTTCTTCGACGGCTGGCTCGAAGGCGGCAACCTGACCGTACGCCCCTACGCGAACGGCGCCCTGTTCACCGAGATAGGCAAGGAACTCGGCATGACCCCGGCGTGGACCAACGACGTCAACAAGGAACACGGTGACGGAGGCGTGGACGCCGCCTACGGCCTCGCGCAGACCGACGTCGAGGGACTCACCGGCGTGGGCGACGCCAACCTGTTCTACGCGAACGACGACGGCGCCGGCGGCTACGTCGCGGCGCTCGCCAAGAACCCGATCTGGAAGAAGCTCCCGGCCGTGAAGGAAGGCCGCGCCCACGCGTTCCCGGCGCGCGTCTGGGGCGCCGGCGGTCCGCGCTCCTGCGCGCAGGCCATCGACGCGTACGTCGACGTGCTCGACAAGAAGTGAGCGCGGTACGCACAGCGGCACCTGGGGCGGGGCCGCTGCCGGCCGCCGGTCGCGGCAGCGGCCCCGCCGGGGCGGCCGTCCTGGCGCTCCTCCTCGCCGCCACCGTCCTGGTCGGCATGTGGCACCTGACACAGGGGACTTCGGGCGTCGGCGTCGGTGACCTGCTGCGCCATCTCGCCGGGGGACACGAGGGCGAGGACGGCGCGCCCGTCGGCGAGATCCTCACCGGCTCGCGCCTGCCGCGCCTGTTCGCGGGCGTCGCGGTGGGCTTCGCCCTCGGCTGCGCCGGCACGCTCCTCCAGTCCGTCACCCACAACACGCTCGCCTCGCCGGACACCCTCGCGGTCACGTCCGGGGCCTACTTCACCCTCACGCTCGTCGCCGCCTTCGGCCTCACCGTCCCGCTGTGGGCGTCGGGCGCCGTCGCGTTCGCCGGCGGGCTCGTCGCGGCGGCACTCGTGCTGCTCCTCGCGGGCCGCGCCGCGGGCACCGCCGGCACCCGACTCATCCTCGCCGGATCCGCGACGGCGATGGCCCTGGACGCCGCGACCGGGATGCTCCTCATCCTGTTCAACCAGAACACGACCGGTCTCTTCGCCTGGGGAAGCGGCTCGCTCGCGCAGCTGAACATCGACGCGTCGCTGCGCGCCGCGCCCCTCATCGCCGTCATGCTGTGCGTCGCCCTGGCACTGTCCCGGCGGCTCGACGTGATGAACCTCGGCGACGACACCGCCGCCACCCTCGGTGTGCCGATCCGCACCACCCGCGTGACCGCGGTGATCTGCGCGGTACTGCTGACCAGCACGGCGGTGACCCTCGCCGGCCCGATCGGCTTCGTCGGCCTCGGCGCGCCCGTCGTGGCCCGCCTGATCGCGGGACGGGTCCGCGCGCTGCGCCGGCACCTGCTCCTGATCCCCGCCGCCGGACTGCTCGGCGCACTGCTCGTCCTCCTCGCGGACGCGACCCTGCGCGCCGTGCAGGGCGCGGACGGTGCCGCCGCCATCCCCACCGGCGTGCCGACCGCGCTCCTCGGCGGCGTCGTGATCGTGGTCCTCGCGATGCGGCTGCGTGACACGGGCGGGGTCAGCCGGCCACCGCGCGCGCGGGTCGCCGTACGCTCACGCCGCGCCTTCCTCCTCGTCACGTCCGGCACGGTGGTACTGCTGGCCGCAGCCGCCCTCACGGCGGTCCTGGCGGGCAGCCTCTGGCTGCGGACCGGTGACCTCGTGCTGTGGCTCCAGGGCGCCGCCCCGGACCTGATCGGCCAGGCGCTCGACGACCGGGTCCCGCGCGTGACCGCCGCGATCGCCGCCGGCGCGGCGCTCGGACTGGCCGGCTGCGTCGTGCAGAGCTCGGTGCGCAACCCGCTGGCGGAACCCGGGGTGCTCGGCATCACGGCGGGCGCCGGTCTCGGCGCGGCGAGCATCGCGACCTCCGGCCTGCCCGGTGGCCGGCCGGTACTCATCGCAGTGGCGGTCGCGGCTGGGCTGGCCACGTTCGCGGTGATCGCCCTGCTGGCCTGGCGCGGCGGCTTCCTGCCCGACCGGTTCGTCCTGATCGGCATCGGCATGGGGTACGGCCTCAGCGCCGTCACCACCTTCCTCCTGCTGCGCGCGGACCCGTACAACACGCCCCGGATCTTCACCTGGCTCTCCGGCACGACCTACGGCCGCACGTTCTCCGATGTCGTCCCGGTCGCGATCGCCCTGGCGCTCGCGCTCCCCGTACTGCTGTCCATGCGCGGCCGCCTCGACCTGCTCGCCGTCGACGAGGACACCCCCCGCATCGTCGGTGTCAGGGTGGAGCGGACCCGCTTCACCGCCCTGGCGATCGCCGCGGTCCTCGCGGCGCTCAGCGTGATCGCCGTCGGCGTCGTCGGTTTCGTGGGGCTCGTCGCCCCGCACCTCGCCCGCTCCCTGGTGGGTGCCCGGCACGGCCGGGCGATCCCCGTCTCGATGCTGCTCGGCGGAGTGCTCGTGTGTGTGGCGGACGCCCTCGGCCGCACGGTCGTGGCCCCCTCCCAGGTGCCGGCGGGCCTCATGATCGCGCTGGTCGGCGCACCGTACTTCGTGTGGG
This window of the Streptomyces sp. 840.1 genome carries:
- a CDS encoding iron-siderophore ABC transporter substrate-binding protein, with the translated sequence MNRARRLAAAASTGLALLAAAACGTTDVDKATAGSSAAASPASKDCAQDTTAPSTKPVSFKDGVGRQVKLDKPAERIAVLEWQQVEDALTLCVTPAAVSDAKGYRTWTSAEKLPGGVTDIGTREEPDLDTLYAAKPDLIVVEAFDAKDEMIKKLEKRGVPVMATRGADPKDPIGNMRKVFSMIGAATGRTERADQVLKEFDEHLATAKRQVTEADLPTKDFLFFDGWLEGGNLTVRPYANGALFTEIGKELGMTPAWTNDVNKEHGDGGVDAAYGLAQTDVEGLTGVGDANLFYANDDGAGGYVAALAKNPIWKKLPAVKEGRAHAFPARVWGAGGPRSCAQAIDAYVDVLDKK
- a CDS encoding iron ABC transporter permease, encoding MSAVRTAAPGAGPLPAAGRGSGPAGAAVLALLLAATVLVGMWHLTQGTSGVGVGDLLRHLAGGHEGEDGAPVGEILTGSRLPRLFAGVAVGFALGCAGTLLQSVTHNTLASPDTLAVTSGAYFTLTLVAAFGLTVPLWASGAVAFAGGLVAAALVLLLAGRAAGTAGTRLILAGSATAMALDAATGMLLILFNQNTTGLFAWGSGSLAQLNIDASLRAAPLIAVMLCVALALSRRLDVMNLGDDTAATLGVPIRTTRVTAVICAVLLTSTAVTLAGPIGFVGLGAPVVARLIAGRVRALRRHLLLIPAAGLLGALLVLLADATLRAVQGADGAAAIPTGVPTALLGGVVIVVLAMRLRDTGGVSRPPRARVAVRSRRAFLLVTSGTVVLLAAAALTAVLAGSLWLRTGDLVLWLQGAAPDLIGQALDDRVPRVTAAIAAGAALGLAGCVVQSSVRNPLAEPGVLGITAGAGLGAASIATSGLPGGRPVLIAVAVAAGLATFAVIALLAWRGGFLPDRFVLIGIGMGYGLSAVTTFLLLRADPYNTPRIFTWLSGTTYGRTFSDVVPVAIALALALPVLLSMRGRLDLLAVDEDTPRIVGVRVERTRFTALAIAAVLAALSVIAVGVVGFVGLVAPHLARSLVGARHGRAIPVSMLLGGVLVCVADALGRTVVAPSQVPAGLMIALVGAPYFVWVLRKSRA